Within Portunus trituberculatus isolate SZX2019 chromosome 3, ASM1759143v1, whole genome shotgun sequence, the genomic segment gttatattattattattattattattattattattattattattagtagtagtagtagtaatttggGTTTtagtgatgaaagagagagagagagagagagagagagagagagagagagagagagagagagagagagagagagaacctcttGCCTACTTCCACGTCAGCCATTACTTCACACCGGGGTTTCTGTCCCCGTCATCACCTCGTGCTTCTTCTGAGCGTCCTCCCTCACCGAGCGCGCCTGAATGTACAGATCGAGAGCCCCGTAGTGGATGCGATGACGGTAGATGAAGCACAGACCGAGACCACAAGCAAGGAACACGAAGACCGTTATGCTGATGATCACCACGCGGGAGATTTtgggttttgtggtggtggtggtggtggtgccctgGTTCTTGTTCCGTTGGCCTGAGGTGCTTGTAGGAGTCTTCTTCCCTAGGGTCGTcgttcttggtgttgtggttgtCTCCGGTGTCTTTGTTGTGGTGGTCTTTGGGGTCGTTGTTGTAGTTGTCTGAGGCGTCTTTGTTGTGGTCGTGGTTGTTTTAGGCgtcgttgttgtggttgtggttgtctctggtgttgtggtgttggttgtcTCAGGCGTCGTTCTCTTTGtcgtgatgttggtggtgatggtggtggtggtggtggtctccatCTCCTCACAGTCTGCAGGTGACCATTGTAGGTTCTGTCCGTACACAGTCAACTGTGTGGTCACCGAGAGGACAGTTTGATTGTTGATTCTCTCACCGTCATCACTGAGGAGGATGTAGGTACAGAAGCTGTCGATGCAGCTCATGTTGAGAGTGTAGATATGTGAGGGCTCCAATATCTCATTGTCTATCGCCTGTAATGAATCTGTAATCTTCACGGTTAGTATGCCTTCCTCCCGGTGTCTAGTCCTGACCTGGATCGTGCTTTGAGAAAAATTCTTTTCATTAAGGGTTTTCCAGTCACACTGTTCGGATAAGGACACTGCGGAGCTCGCCGCCAGGTACAGGAGGCAACCCACAAGCGGCCACAGCGCCCTCATGCTTGCGGGGCTCAGGTGACAATGCAGGGCCAGGCTGCGGCGGGCGGGGCACGGCACCGTAGAGGAGGATGTTTGGGGGGAAAGTTGGTGTTGCGGTAGCGGAGAGCAGAACCAATCCTGAGCCTTAGAAGCGAAATTCGAACCGAAATTGATAACATTTGTTTCCTGTGTATATGAAAGGGCCTTGCTCTTGTTCGAGGTGGCGCCAGGGTGGGACGCGTGCAGCGCCGTGAATGTGGCGCCGTCGTTTCCCAGACACGTCTGTAGcaagtctaaaaaaaaaaaaaaaaaaaaaaaaaaaactatcactgGTGAGCGTCAGGGAAGACTGCAGAGGACAAGTAGCGAAGAAGGGATGCGAAACGACTCTtatgaaaagtgaatgaagagcATGAATGTGAGCGGTGCGAGGTACAGGCGAGGCGAGTGCAGGCAGGGACAGCCAGGGAAGGGTGAACTTGGAGAAGGATTAAGTACCGTGAACAACGAATATAACATGTTCTCATGCTGTTTATGAGAACTTTGGGGAGAGTGGCTCAGCAAGTCGGGAATGAGAGCGAGACAGCGACGAAACTTTCAAGGAAATacgatagataaagagagagagagagagagagagagagagagagagagagagagagagagagagagagagagaaataaacgaaATAGACAGgtgatgaagagaatgaaaacttAGGACGAGTAGGAGTCGAAATGTTGTCAGGATCTCTGCTCTCCTCACCTTCATTTTGAGCCTCGTCTCGTGGGAAGCGCCTCCTGTGTCACCTTGGAAGATActcgtaaaataaataaaaaagaaaacgagtggAAACTGGAGGAAAACAATTGAATTATCAGTATGGAGTGAACTGAGGCTGTTGGGCATCAATGTAACACTTCCTTGTTACTTAAAGATGGAAAATAATGTGTAGTAGTGTATTAAGAGCAcaaaaatgaagggaggaaggaagaaaggcaggaagaaatGATTAGCGAAAGGacaactgcagagagagagagagagagagagagagagagagagagagagagagagagagagagagagaataccttaTCAACAAgaagtggtggaggaaaaatagaagagaataaagaatagagggagaggagagaagcaggagaaagaggaagaggaaagagaaaggagaatagaggaagaggaggaacagaacaAGCTTATTACTGAAAAGGGAGAAttggacagtagttaaagaggaggaggaggaggaggaggaggaggaggaggagtagcaggacCCTTTCTCCACCTCAGTACTAGAACCAgcgttggaggaggaaggaggtaagtTTGTGTGCGCGTGCATGTGTTGAGTGCACATGGGAGGGtttgcgtgtggtggtggtggtggtaggttgcgtgtgtgtttgcagtgctggtggtggtgtttggatgTTGGAATTACATGCAGTTTGAGTAGTGGAATAGAGAATTGTATACTTTTGAGTGGTGAGAGGGATGATTGCGTGGTGTTTGAGTGGCGGAAGAGAGCATTACATATAGTTGAGTGGTGGAAGAGGGATTTGTATGTGTTGAGTGGCGAGAGATAATTGCTTGGGGGTGTTTGAGTGGTGGATAAATTAGCCTGCGATTGGAGGGTGAAGGAGATAATTACGTGGGTTTATTGAGTGGTGGAAGAGAGAATTGCGTGCGAATAAGTGGTGGAAAAGACTTACGTGGGTGTTTTGAATGGTGGAAGAGATAATTACATGGGTGTTTGAGTGGTGGAAGACAGAATTGCGTGCGATTGAGTGGTAGAAGAGTTGCGAGCGTTTACAATAGCTTACGTATTTATATTGGATCAAATTTGCCTGCTGACTTAACCACCCATTTGTCCTTGTATAATAGTAACTCCCCATTAAGCTTCCCATTGTTATCTAGTAAACTACACACCTGTCCTTAGTttcaatttaaccccttcactactcagactaatttttatcatgaattcttGGGTGTTGAGACgagtttattgacattaacaagggtctatggattaatggccacagtcttcactatttcatcccccacatgagtttctgaagctgcataaaatcacaaaatagtaaccagaatgaatatggaaatacatcatggtactgaagggggtaaaGGGTATTTCGTGACTTTAAGGGAGTTTATCTGATTTCAAGGGCGTTATGATATAGTTTAAGGGTATTGTTATTTAGTTAAGgcttttatttaattgttttcaGGGTTGTCTTCACGTCTTCATGGATGGATTTGTGATTGGTAGTGTATTTTATGGTTTCAAGATTTTCATAATGGTTTTCGAAGCTTTTGTAATGGTTTGGAGGCTCTTGTAATGGTTTGAAGGCTTTTTGTTACTGGTTGGTATTTTTGCATTGGTTTTTAATGCATTTTGTAATGGATTTGAGATTTTTATAGTGGTTGGAAGGCTTTTCGTAATGGTCTCAAGGGTTTTCATATGGTTCGAAGGCTTGTCATTATCGTTTCAATgccattataattattttctggTGTTCCCCTGATTACAAGGATTCCGTATAATGACAAAGTAGTTCGGATGCATTTTCAAGTAATCGAGGGTGGAACTGCGTGGAGGAAGCTGAAAATGGTCGCGCATGTTGTGACGAACCTACAGGACAGTCTGGTGGTGTCAGTGGCTGTTGAAACGGGCTATTTGCACTGGTTAGAGAGCAAAGCATCGGGTTGTGTTGTCGTGAATAGGAGCTGAcaagttggtggtgttggttgtcaCTGTAGGTTGCACGTGGTAGAGGTCAGTAGGGTCGCCACATGAAGGCTGGTATCATGGCTTATCTGCAGGTGTGGTCTAGTAGGAGTATGAgtaggcgtggcgtggcgtgggtaGGACAGAGGTGTCAGGTATTGTAATGAACTGTATGTACAAACAAACCTGAGTAACTTAATTGTCTAACAGTAAGAGTGAATCTGTATATACTCGGTTCAAGGGGTAGGAGTGTTTGAGGGTATGGTTGTCTGGTCAGGGATGTTACTTCAAAGTGTACACAAAAACAAGTCATTCAGTCAGGTTCAGATTTAGTAGGCCAACTAGTCTTAATCAATGTAAGGTACAGGAAACACATGGCACGACTGATTACATTTATTCAGCACTGTATACAACCgatttatgcatttattaccACATTTTTTCTTCCAGGTTGAAAGTATCGTATAGAACTCCCTCCACACAATGCCTGATGGCGGCGGTGGCTCGTGAAGCAGGAAGAGGTGATAAGTTGGAGACGCAAGGCAAGTCAGAGAGGAGCAAGTGGACACCAAGGAAATAACAGACGAGTCTTATACGTTTTATTGTGAAGGCCTGACGTGATGTTATACCGCATAACATACCAATTATTAATTTATGTTATAGCAGGTGTCTGTTTTTTCATAAGGTAGTTTATATAATTTTCGTGGTTGCTTTCACGATTGGTAAGTGTGACTGTTTTCTTAGTTTGAAGGCATTTCATAATGGTTTCAAtggttattttttgttaccGCGATTTGAAAATGTGTTCTCGTGATTACAGGGTTATTTGCACTTGTTAGGAGCAAAGCATCGgggttgtgtgtggtgttggggtAAACTGTGAAAGTGAGGTGACAGGTTGAtggttggttggtggtgttggtactcTCACTCTAGTCAGCAGCGCCGCCACATCAAGGCTGGTGGGGAAGTAAGTGTACACGAGGAGTGCGAGTCGTCAGTCATGCCGACGAATGTTAGGGCACAGGAAACACACTAGTGACATACGACGACTTTCATACATTTATTACAACCAATTTTCCAGGTTGAAGGAAACGTACACACCAGACCCAATGCCTGCCTgctaggagggaggaagagacaagacGGGCCAAGGAGCCTgctaggagggaggaagagatgacaaGACGGGCCAAGGAGCCTgctaggagggaggaagaagagatgacaaGACGGGCCAAGGAGGAGCCtgctgggagggaggaagaagggccCA encodes:
- the LOC123510230 gene encoding G8 domain-containing protein DDB_G0286311-like — translated: MRALWPLVGCLLYLAASSAVSLSEQCDWKTLNEKNFSQSTIQVRTRHREEGILTVKITDSLQAIDNEILEPSHIYTLNMSCIDSFCTYILLSDDGERINNQTVLSVTTQLTVYGQNLQWSPADCEEMETTTTTTITTNITTKRTTPETTNTTTPETTTTTTTTPRTTTLGKKTPTSTSGQRNKNQGTTTTTTTKPKISRVVIISITVFVFLACGLGLCFIYRHRIHYGALDLYIQARSVREDAQKKHEVMTGTETPV